From a single Opisthocomus hoazin isolate bOpiHoa1 chromosome 6, bOpiHoa1.hap1, whole genome shotgun sequence genomic region:
- the ACTR1A gene encoding alpha-centractin translates to MESYDVIANQPVVIDNGSGVIKAGFAGDQIPKYCFPNYVGRPKHVRVMAGALEGDIFIGPKAEEHRGLLSIRYPMEHGIVKDWNDMERIWQYVYSKDQLQTFSEEHPVLLTEAPLNPRKNRERAAEVFFETFNVPALFISMQAVLSLYATGRTTGVVLDSGDGVTHAVPIYEGFAMPHSIMRIDIAGRDVSRFLRLYLRKEGYDFHTTSEFEIVKTIKERACYLSINPQKDETLETEKAQYYLPDGSTIEIGPARFRAPELLFHPDLIGEECEGLHEVLVFAIQKSDMDLRRTLFSNIVLSGGSTLFKGFGDRLLSEVKKLAPKDVKIRISAPQERLYSTWIGGSILASLDTFKKMWVSKKEYEEDGARAIQRKSF, encoded by the exons GGTTCAGGTGTGATTAAGGCAGGTTTTGCAGGTGATCAAATACCGAAATACTGCTTTCCAAACTA TGTGGGCAGACCAAAGCACGTTCGTGTTATGGCTGGTGCTTTAGAAGGGGACATCTTCATTGGTCCAAAGGCCGAG GAGCACAGAGGTCTCCTCTCGATCCGATACCCGATGGAGCATGGCATAGTGAAGGACTGGAACGACATGGAGCGCATTTGGCAGTATGTGTATTCGAAAGACCAGCTTCAGACATTCTCAGAGGAG CATCCTGTGCTGCTGACGGAAGCACCCCTAAACCCTCGCAAGAACAGAGAGCGTGCTGCTGAGGTGTTTTTTGAGACCTTCAATGTGCCAGCACTGTTCATCTCCATGCAAGCTGTGCTTAGCCT CTACGCGACTGGGAGGACTACAGGAGTGGTGCTGGACTCCGGGGATGGCGTTACCCACGCGGTTCCCATCTATGAAGGCTTTGCCATGCCACACTCCATCATGCGGATTGACATTGCTGGCCGTGATGTCTCACGCTTCCTGCGTCTCTATCTCCGGAAGGAAGGCTATGACTTCCACACGACTTCTGAGTTTGAGATTGTCAAGACCATCAAGGAG CGTGCCTGCTACCTGTCAATAAACCCCCAGAAGGATGAGACTCTGGAGACCGAGAAGGCTCAGTACTACCTGCCAGACGGGAGCACTATTGAG ATCGGCCCTGCGCGTTTCCGAGCCCCAGAGCTCCTGTTCCATCCAGACCTGATAGGGGAGGAATGTGAAGGACTCCACGAGGTGCTCGTttttgccattcaaaaatcaGACATGGACCTGAGGCGAACGCTGTTCTCCAACATCGTGCTGTCTGGAGGCTCCACGCTATTCAAAG gCTTTGGTGACAGGCTGTTGAGTGAAGTCAAGAAACTGGCTCCGAAGGACGTCAAAATAAGG aTATCAGCTCCGCAGGAGAGGTTGTATTCCACGTGGATTGG GGGCTCTATCCTGGCCTCACTGGACACCTTTAAGAAAATGTGGGTTTCGAAAAAGGAATATGAAGAAGACGGAGCTCGTGCCATCCAACGAAAAAGCTTCTAG